A segment of the Bdellovibrio bacteriovorus genome:
GGGCATCGCAGGCAGGATTGAGGGCTTGAAAGCCCAGGGCAGCACTCAGATGGTCATCGACTATTTTGAGTCCCGCTTAACTTCGCTGGAATTTGGAAATTAGACATTTAAATAAGTAAATGAATTTTTAAAAAGGAGAATTTTTATGAAAAAGGTTTTGATGGTTGCTTTGCTGATGGCGGGTGTTCAGGCTCAGGCGGATACGGAAATGCGTGTTTATACGAACGCGGAAGGTTGCACTGTGATTCAGGAAGCCCGCACTAACGGCACCACTTACGACATTGAAATGGCCGGTCAGCGCGCCTTCGTGGGTGTTTTGCATGACAGATCCACCGGAGACATCGCCGCTTTCTGTGATGACGTGAAAATCACCAGCACAGCAAAAGGCTTGAAGATGGAATGCGCGAAAAACCAGAATGGCGGCCTGACGACTCGCGGAGCTGCCGAACTGGGTCTTTTGAAAGATGGCACTTTGACTTCAATCAGTGTGATCGGCCAGGTTAAAAAGTTGTTGGGTTGGCAGACCGACACTGAGATTTCCTGTGCTAATCTGGAAGAGGACGTCGGTCCCTAGTTACCTTCTTGGTGGTATGATAACGATATTACGCGTGCCGGGATACCCGGTGCGCTGTCTTGCCGCTTCGGCCTCCGCCGGGGTTGCCATGCGGAATGGAAAGCTGTTTTTGATATTGGCAAAACCCATCCGGTTGAAGGTGTTTTCCTTGGCATAAGGTTTCGTGAATCCGGTGTAAAAATCAAACCGGCCCGGCCCTTTGATAGCTCCCCCCGCATCCCGCACAACAAAGAACCCGTCATGAGTCACTCCGTTAGGCATCACGGCCCCATCCAGCCTGGGCACATAGATCACATCCCCGATTTTATAAATACTTAAGTCCGCGGCCACCGTGTAATACGGATCCAAACAGACATTGCGCATTCCATATCCATAAGGACACTTGCGCATGTCGACTTCCTTAAAGCGGGGAATGTTGTCGGCTCCGCGGGCATAGTAATTAAATGAACGAAAACGTCCATCCTCATCGTGAACATAACAAGCCCCTTGCATAACACAGTTGTTGAAGTCCGCAGCACAAAGACGCGTCAGCACCTTGTCTTCCGGCGACAACATTTCAACCCGAACCTCATCCTGACACTTGTCCACGTCAAATTTGATAATGGGCTTATAGTAGATGGTGGGATTCAAGTACAAGGGCTCTTGTGGTTCGGGTAAAGGAGGAGGCATCGGAGCATCCGAGTAATCATCGGCACGAGCCTCCAAACTAATGGCCAGAACTAAAGTCAGAAACACTTTCAACATGGCCCCATACTAACAAACTCAAAGGGCCAGCAGGTCTTTTCGGGTAAAAGACATAAACCAGTGCGACAAAAGGTACCAGGTACCTTTTTCCGAAGCGCCGCAACACTTAAATTTCTATAATCAATGGGCCAACTGAGGGCAAGAGTGATCCTGAATCTCTTCGACGGAGCCGTAATTGTTTGTGCCACGCTCAAAGCGACTTGTGAGCAAAATCAAACTATGGCCCTTCTTTTTGTCTTTCACCGCCACCAGGCCCAGCCCAAACTCGCCGCTGTGATCTTTGGCACCTGGCACTCCGTCGGCCAGCATCTGGAAGGCGTTGCCTTTTTCCAGCTCTTTTTCGCTGATCTTACGGACATAGTACTTATGACCCAACAAGGGCTGCGGCAACAACGTCCATCCGTTTTTCAGTTTCGCCGCTTGCTCCTGCAGTTGCTGCTGGACCTGAGGTTTCACGCAAGACACATGGATGTGCAACTGATTCTGACTGCGCCCGAACTGAGAATTGATCGCCAAAGACACCGCTTCCACCGGAATGACAGAACCGTGCTTTTTATCCATATAGGTTTTGGCTTTCCAGGCCAGATCAAAATAGTTCGTCGCACCCGCAGCGCGGATTTCAGGGCTTTCCATACCGGTGATTTTCTCCGTCGGCATCAGCAGATACTGCAAATCTCCGACGCGGTCTTTGAACACGACATAACCTTTTTCCTCGCCTTGCGCGATGTTCACTTCGATGCACGGATTTTTCTCTTCACCGATTTTATGCAAAGGCAGACACTGCGTGCTGATGATATTCCACAAAGCATCCGAACGCGGAACTTCAACGACAGGCTTAGATTTGCAGGAGCTCAGTCCCAGGACAGCAACAGCGGCAAAAACGAAAGACAGGTTTTTCACAAACGACCTCCGTTTAGAAATTTATCCAAACGGAGGCACCAAATCACGAAGTCAGTGATTATCCCTCACTTCGTCCAGTCGCCTACGCCGGCAGAGCTTTCGCGACAGCGGCAGAGCTGTATCCACGACCGTCGATACAGCTGAAGCAGCTTATTTCATCTTCTTCAACAGACGCGAGTAAGCATCGGCATCCGCAGGCCTCGCCCAGTCGTGACCGACTTTAAGCAGATCCTCGTCGGTCACTTCAAGCCCCAGCCACTGAATGAAGTTTTCATCACAGATGAAGAAGTCTTTCTGGTATGGCAACAGATAGCCGCCATCCGATTCCAGATGGGCCCGGGCCTCGTCATAAGACGCATACCAGACTTTCCAGTAAGCGCTGTGACCCTTCTTGCAGAAGTCCACCTGGTTTTCCAGCGTGGCTTTCAGATCATTCCACGAGGCAAAACCCGCAGTCTTGGCAATCAGGGCAAAAGCATCCTTTAACTGAAAATCCTGACCGGCTTTCTGTTTGGCTTTTTGCAAAAGTTTGGCTTTGATTCGATACGATTCAAGGCGTGATACAGACATAGAACATCCTTTGGTCTTGTCGCCGTCCCCGCCCATGGCAACCAAAAGAATTAATTTTGATTTTTTGAAGACACGATTTAGATCGCATCACGAAATGAGATTCTCTTTTGCGGGTGCAGGCTTTTTCGCGAAGCCTTGAACCCAATATAATCGAAAACCGGAATTCCCGAAAGAGGAAATCTTAAACCCCGCTTCCAAGAGAGAAAAACCAAAATCAAATCAGCACCTTAAAGCTTATCCAGAACTTCCTTCAGAACGATCGCATGGTTAGTTTTTTCGTCCCGGGCGGCATACAGCAAAGTCACATTCCCATCCTGAGCCCGCTCGGCCAGCTCCGCCAGTTTATCGTGGGCTTCGGCGGATTTAAGTTCCTTT
Coding sequences within it:
- a CDS encoding 3D domain-containing protein, which codes for MLKVFLTLVLAISLEARADDYSDAPMPPPLPEPQEPLYLNPTIYYKPIIKFDVDKCQDEVRVEMLSPEDKVLTRLCAADFNNCVMQGACYVHDEDGRFRSFNYYARGADNIPRFKEVDMRKCPYGYGMRNVCLDPYYTVAADLSIYKIGDVIYVPRLDGAVMPNGVTHDGFFVVRDAGGAIKGPGRFDFYTGFTKPYAKENTFNRMGFANIKNSFPFRMATPAEAEAARQRTGYPGTRNIVIIPPRR
- a CDS encoding CDP-diacylglycerol diphosphatase — protein: MKNLSFVFAAVAVLGLSSCKSKPVVEVPRSDALWNIISTQCLPLHKIGEEKNPCIEVNIAQGEEKGYVVFKDRVGDLQYLLMPTEKITGMESPEIRAAGATNYFDLAWKAKTYMDKKHGSVIPVEAVSLAINSQFGRSQNQLHIHVSCVKPQVQQQLQEQAAKLKNGWTLLPQPLLGHKYYVRKISEKELEKGNAFQMLADGVPGAKDHSGEFGLGLVAVKDKKKGHSLILLTSRFERGTNNYGSVEEIQDHSCPQLAH
- a CDS encoding glyoxalase superfamily protein, which codes for MSVSRLESYRIKAKLLQKAKQKAGQDFQLKDAFALIAKTAGFASWNDLKATLENQVDFCKKGHSAYWKVWYASYDEARAHLESDGGYLLPYQKDFFICDENFIQWLGLEVTDEDLLKVGHDWARPADADAYSRLLKKMK